A genome region from Rhodopseudomonas boonkerdii includes the following:
- the secE gene encoding preprotein translocase subunit SecE: MAMSPFKFLQEVRTETNKVTWPSRRETTITTIMVFIMVALASVFFFAADQIIRLLVTFLLGIR; encoded by the coding sequence ATGGCGATGAGCCCGTTCAAATTCCTGCAGGAAGTGCGCACCGAGACCAACAAGGTCACGTGGCCTTCGCGTCGCGAGACGACCATCACCACCATCATGGTGTTCATCATGGTGGCGCTCGCGTCGGTGTTCTTCTTCGCGGCAGATCAGATCATTCGCCTGCTTGTGACTTTCTTGCTCGGCATTCGCTAA